CGGCAGTATTCCTTTGGCCTGACCGACCTGTCGCTGCACGTGGAGTTTGACCCTGCGGGTGACGCCGACCCCGTTCCCTATGCCCGCGACCTCATGGCCGCGTTCTCGGCCACGCCGCTGCCCGGGAACTACGCCATGATCGCGTCGTTCAACCACCTGTTCAGCAGCCCGGTGGGCTACGGCGCCGGCTACTACTCCTACAAGTGGGCCGAGGTGCTGGACGCCGACGCCTTCAGCCGCTTTGCCCAGGAAGGAATTTTCAACCGCGAAACCGGGCGCGCCTTCGTGCAGAGCGTGCTGAGCCGGGGCAACAGCGCCGATCCCGCCGAGCTGTACCGCGAATTCATGGGCCGCGACCCCGACGCCGACGCCCTGCTGCGCCGCAGCGGTCTGCTGCCCGCCTGACCCCGCGCTGGACGTGAAACGGAGGCTGCGCCGCAGGGTGCAGCCTCCGTTTCTGCGTTGGGCTGGCTGCGGGACCGGGCGTCCAGGTGGTGCATTCTGCCGCCGGGGTGAGGGTGGCGGCCCCATTGAACCCCTGCAAGCTGTTGGCCCTGGCACCCTCCTCCGGGCTCTCATCCATGCGGATTTTTTCTCATGCACTTTCTGACTCGTGGGTTAAGATGCCTTCACATGCTGAATGGAACCCCCCAGCGGTTGCTGGGCACGCTGGCGGCCTTCGTGGCGCTGGCCGCGCCCGCTGCAGCCCAGACAACGGCCGAAAGCCAGCTGGTCTCGCGCTTGAACGAGGTGCGCGCTCAGGGGGTCAACTGTCCGGGGAGTGGGCAGCGCCCAGCCGCAGGCCGACTGACCTACACCCCGGCTCTGGCGGCCGCCGCCCGGCAGCAGGCCGCGTACATGAGCAGCACCGGCCGCATCAGCCACACGGGCGCCGGGGGCAGCACGCCCCGCGTCCGCGCGGCCAGCACCGGAGTCAACGCCGTCAGCGTCACCGAGATCATCTTTATGGGCGGGGGCGTGAACCCCGAGAGCGCCATTCGCTGGTGGCTGAACTCGGCGGTGCACTGCTTCTGGATGAACGAGCGCCGCTACACGAATGTGGGCGCCGCCGTGGTGCAGGGCGCGCGCGGTACCGCCTACGTGATGGTCCTGAGCAGCGAACCCCGCTGAGAGCAGGCGCAGCAGGGCCGGGCGCGCAGGATCCATTCCGGCGCCCGGCCCTGCTGGCCGGCTTTTCCATCCAGCCAAACGCCCGTTAGGTTTCTCGCTTACACTGAAGGGCGACATGAACAAGGTGTACTCAGACGCTCGGGCGGCCCTGGCCGATGTGGTGCAGAACGGTCAGACCATTGCGGTGGGCGGTTTCGGGCTGTGCGGCATTCCTGAACAGCTGATTCTGGCCCTGCGCGACACGGGCGCCCGGGAACTGACAGCTGTGAGCAACAACGCGGGCGTGGACGGCTGGGGCCTGGGCCTGCTGCTGGAAACCCGCCAGATTCGCAAGATGATTTCCAGTTACGTGGGCGAGAACAAGGAGTTCGAGCGGCAGTTTCTGGCCGGCGAGCTGGAACTGGAATTTACCCCCCAGGGCACCCTGGCCGAGCGCCTGCGCGCGGGAGGTGCGGGCATTCCCGGCTTCTACACGAAAACGGGGGTGGGCACGGTGGTGGCCGACGGCAAGGAGCACAAGGACTTCGACGGCGAAACCTACATTCTGGAACGGGGTATCCGGGCCGACGTGGCCCTGGTGAAAGCCTGGAAGGGTGACCGGGCCGGCAACCTCGTGTACCGCAAGACGGCGCGCAACTTTAATCCCATGGCTGCCACATGTGGCCGGGTCACGGTGGCCGAGGTGGAAGAACTGGTGGACATTGGGCAGCTGGACCCCGATGAGGTGGACACCCCCGGCATCTTCGTGCAGCGCGTGGTGCATAACCCCACGCCTGAAAAGCGCATTGAGCAGCGCACGACACGCCCCGGGTAAGCAGGTGGGGCGCGGCGCCCTGGCCGTCCGGCCTACGGCTTGGCCGCCGTGCGCGCCGCGCGAATCTTGTAGACCCCGTGCATCTGGTCCAGTTCGCCGGTGCAGGGCTGCTGGGTGTTCAGCGGCAGGGCGCTGCCCCGTTCATCCAGCGTCACGCACCAGCGCGCGGCGAACATCTTTTTCACAGCCTTCAGGGCCGGCCCCGAGCCTTCACCGCCGTTCTGGAAAAAGGCCACCACGGCAAAGTTGGGGCTGTGCAGGGGGCCATACCCCTCGTACCACGCGTGGGTGTAGGCGTAGCCGCCCCGGGCACTCATGCCGTTCTCGGCCGTTCCGGTCTTGCCCCCGGTGCGCACAGGAAAGAGGTTCGGGCCAATTTCGTGCTGCGCGGTGCCATGGCGGGTGCCGGCCGTGGTGCCGCTCATGCCCTCTTTCACCAGCTTGAAGGCGGCCACGTTGCCCTTGCGCACCACGTTCACCGCCGGCTTGCGCGGCTGCGGCTGGCCCGCCACGGCCTTGAGCACGGTCAGCGGCCGTTTCTGGCCCTCGTTGATGATGGTGGACATGACGGAAACCACCTGCGCCGGGGTCACGTCCACATCGCCCTGCCCAATGCTCATGTTCAGGGCAAAGCCGGGACGCCAGGGAAAATCTGGATTGGCGTAATCCTCGGGCATCAACATGCGCCCGGTCTTTTCGCCCACCAGTTCCAGGCCGGTGGGGCCGTTGTACCCCAGTTCGGTCAGGCGGGCACGCAGCTGCCGGGCATAGGGGTCCGTGCCGGCCCGCACCGCCGAATCGTAGTACCACGGGTTGCAGGAGTAGGAGATGGCCAGGCGGGCGTCCACTGGGCCTAAGGGGTACGGCGCCCAGTTGCGCTTCGCCGCGCGCCCGAAGTAGTACACCGGATTGCAGTTCACGGTGAAGTTGCCCCACTTTTCCACGTACATCAGGGTGGTGGCAATCTTGAATACGCTGCCGGGATTGTAGGCCTGCACCACGCGGTTGCTGGTCACGGCGTCCAGTTCGGCCAGGGGGCGCCGGGAATCAATGGCCCAGTTTTTGGCCACCGGGTCGGCGCTGGGCACGCGGGCAAACCAGTTGGGGTCGTAGGCCGGGCTGCTGGCCATCGCCAGCACCTCGTTCGTGCGCGGGTCAATGGCGATGATCGCGCCGCGCGTGTAGGGCTCGGGGGGCTTGCCCTTACCGGCGCGCCCATTGTTCACGTCGGCCAGCCCCTCGCGCAGCGCCCGCTCCGCCGTGCGCTGCAGCAGCGAATCAATGGTCAGCGTCACGTCCTTGCCCTTGGTGCCGGGGTCAATCACGCGCTCGGTCTGGGGCTTGCCGCTGGCCGTGACCTCGCGCCGGCGCAGGCCGTTCTTGCCCTGCAAGGTCTCTTGCAGGCTGTATTCCAGCCCGGAGCGGCCCACCAGATCGCCGGGAGCGTAGCCGTCCTGCTTGATCTGCGCCTCGGTGGCTTCCTGCACGTAGCCCAGCAGGTGCCCGGCCATCTTGCCCTGGGGGTACACGCGCTCCACGCGCTCGCGCAGTTCCAGGCTGGGCACCAGCACGGTGTATTCGTACAGCGCCGCCAGCCGGTCCTGGGGGATGTTGCGCGCAAGCACCGTTTCGGTTTCGCGCTCGAAATTGGGTTCGCGCGGCTGCCCACTGACCAGCACGTCGCCCCTGATGCCGGCCAGATAGATGATCTTGTCCCAGTCGGGAATGGCCTGTTCGGGGTCGCCAGGGTCGCGGCGCCCGGTGTACACCAGGTCCACCGCCAGCCGGTTGGTGGCCAGCAGCACCCCGTCGCGGGTGCGGATCTCACCGCGCAGGGCGCGCAGGATCTCGTCGCGCTGGTAATTGCTGGCCGACTGCACCGCAAACTGATCGTGCTGCAGCACCTGCAACTGGTACAGGCGTGCGCCCAGCCCCAGCAGGCACAGGTTGAAGCCCAGCGCCATCCAGGCCACCCGCGTGGCCCCCTGACGGGCCTGGCGCCGGGCGCGGGCCCGCGCCCCCGCGCGGCGCCCCCGCTGGCGGCGGTCCATCAGGTCTCCGGCGCGGCTCATCCCAGCCCCTCCTCGGGGCCGCTGCGGGGCCCAAAGGCCCAGGTGACCACCCGTTCCCACAGCGGAAAGACCAGCAGCGTACCGGCCAGCAGCGCGGGCAGGGTAGCGCGCAGCAGATCCAGCGTGACCAGATTCGACCGCAGCCAGTAGGTAAGCAGCAGGAACATCAGCCACTGGCCCACCACCGCCAGCAGCACGGTAAAGACCGCCTGAAAGGGCCCGGAATCCGCCATGTAGCGCCGCACACCCAGTGCCAGCAACGCCCCGCCCATCACGCCCGCCGCGTGCAGGCCCAGCACGCCGCCGCCCAGCAGATCCTGGGCCAGCCCCACGCCGTACGCGCCCGCCAGCGCCCACACGGGAGGAACGCGCCACGCCAGGGCCGCGCCGGTCAGCAGAAACAGGTCCGGCGCCGGCAGGCCCGCCGCGTCGCCCAGGCGCGAGAGCAGGCCCTGGCCCAGCAGCAGCAGCAGGACGTAGCCCGCCACGCGCAGCCAGCGGGGCGGTCCGCGCCGGGGCCGCAGGGCGTCGCGTCTCACTGCTGTCTCCGGGGCGTCACAGGCCCTCCAGAATCGTCACGTCTTCCACCACACCTACGTCCACGGCCGGTTTGATGATCACCCTGCGGTTGATGTCGTTGGGGCCCAGCGGCAGGACCTTTTCTACCGTGCCCACCGGAATGCCCACCGGAAACACGCCGCCCAGGCTGTTGGTCACCAGCACGTCACCGACCTTGACCGGCACCGAGCGCGAGAAATCCGCGCGCAGGCGGTCTGGCGGCACGCCCCGGGCCACGCCGCGCCCACCCCGGCTGCCCTGCAGGGTCAC
The window above is part of the Deinococcus arcticus genome. Proteins encoded here:
- a CDS encoding CAP domain-containing protein; the protein is MLNGTPQRLLGTLAAFVALAAPAAAQTTAESQLVSRLNEVRAQGVNCPGSGQRPAAGRLTYTPALAAAARQQAAYMSSTGRISHTGAGGSTPRVRAASTGVNAVSVTEIIFMGGGVNPESAIRWWLNSAVHCFWMNERRYTNVGAAVVQGARGTAYVMVLSSEPR
- a CDS encoding CoA transferase subunit A gives rise to the protein MNKVYSDARAALADVVQNGQTIAVGGFGLCGIPEQLILALRDTGARELTAVSNNAGVDGWGLGLLLETRQIRKMISSYVGENKEFERQFLAGELELEFTPQGTLAERLRAGGAGIPGFYTKTGVGTVVADGKEHKDFDGETYILERGIRADVALVKAWKGDRAGNLVYRKTARNFNPMAATCGRVTVAEVEELVDIGQLDPDEVDTPGIFVQRVVHNPTPEKRIEQRTTRPG
- a CDS encoding peptidoglycan D,D-transpeptidase FtsI family protein, yielding MSRAGDLMDRRQRGRRAGARARARRQARQGATRVAWMALGFNLCLLGLGARLYQLQVLQHDQFAVQSASNYQRDEILRALRGEIRTRDGVLLATNRLAVDLVYTGRRDPGDPEQAIPDWDKIIYLAGIRGDVLVSGQPREPNFERETETVLARNIPQDRLAALYEYTVLVPSLELRERVERVYPQGKMAGHLLGYVQEATEAQIKQDGYAPGDLVGRSGLEYSLQETLQGKNGLRRREVTASGKPQTERVIDPGTKGKDVTLTIDSLLQRTAERALREGLADVNNGRAGKGKPPEPYTRGAIIAIDPRTNEVLAMASSPAYDPNWFARVPSADPVAKNWAIDSRRPLAELDAVTSNRVVQAYNPGSVFKIATTLMYVEKWGNFTVNCNPVYYFGRAAKRNWAPYPLGPVDARLAISYSCNPWYYDSAVRAGTDPYARQLRARLTELGYNGPTGLELVGEKTGRMLMPEDYANPDFPWRPGFALNMSIGQGDVDVTPAQVVSVMSTIINEGQKRPLTVLKAVAGQPQPRKPAVNVVRKGNVAAFKLVKEGMSGTTAGTRHGTAQHEIGPNLFPVRTGGKTGTAENGMSARGGYAYTHAWYEGYGPLHSPNFAVVAFFQNGGEGSGPALKAVKKMFAARWCVTLDERGSALPLNTQQPCTGELDQMHGVYKIRAARTAAKP
- a CDS encoding transmembrane protein 268; the protein is MRRDALRPRRGPPRWLRVAGYVLLLLLGQGLLSRLGDAAGLPAPDLFLLTGAALAWRVPPVWALAGAYGVGLAQDLLGGGVLGLHAAGVMGGALLALGVRRYMADSGPFQAVFTVLLAVVGQWLMFLLLTYWLRSNLVTLDLLRATLPALLAGTLLVFPLWERVVTWAFGPRSGPEEGLG